The Dasania marina DSM 21967 genome has a segment encoding these proteins:
- the yjgA gene encoding ribosome biogenesis factor YjgA, with product MNQWYNDEDDQDLPPSKSQLKREMHALQQLGSKIVKLSIGQYATIPLEGILKEAIDTARRIKSREGLRRQMQFIGKLLREMDTAPIEQAFSELESGRVNAAIRFQELEQWRDRLVQEGPNSVEGVLEQYPQADRQHLRQLVLQAGKEQKTNKPPAAARKIFKYLRELDKQ from the coding sequence ATGAACCAATGGTATAACGACGAAGATGATCAGGATCTTCCCCCCAGTAAATCGCAACTTAAGCGCGAGATGCACGCACTGCAACAACTGGGTAGTAAAATTGTCAAACTCAGCATAGGCCAATATGCCACCATCCCCTTGGAAGGCATATTAAAAGAAGCCATAGATACCGCTCGCCGCATTAAAAGCCGCGAAGGCCTGCGTCGGCAAATGCAGTTTATAGGTAAACTCTTACGTGAGATGGATACCGCGCCTATAGAGCAGGCCTTTAGCGAATTAGAAAGTGGCCGTGTAAACGCCGCCATACGCTTTCAAGAATTAGAGCAATGGCGCGACCGTCTAGTGCAAGAAGGGCCTAATTCTGTAGAGGGCGTGCTAGAGCAATACCCACAAGCCGACCGCCAGCATTTACGCCAACTGGTGCTACAGGCTGGCAAAGAACAAAAAACCAATAAGCCCCCCGCCGCCGCCCGCAAAATTTTTAAATATTTACGCGAGCTCGATAAGCAGTAA
- the mgtE gene encoding magnesium transporter translates to MSENAEYKPAHSNLELLNQALGSGTFIQTRRMLNSLPRTEVAHMIESSPPKTRAVLWQLINSDIEGEILPHLSDEIQAQFLSEMNTNELVAATEGLEPDDIADILQQLPNQVIREVLDSMDHQDRQRVEQILSYPEDTAGGLMNTDVITVRPAVTLDVVARYLRRHAELPEMTDNLYVVSRRDEFIGLLPLRKILVSDPSVTVREIMNTDVTPIHANLDDSEVARLFERHDLISAPVVDNNGRLLGRITIDDVLDVIREDADHSLMGMAGLGEDEDTFSPFSKTAPRRAIWLGINLLTAFAASGVINLFQDTLEKVVALAVLMPIVASMGGVAGTQTLTVVIRGMAMGHIDSNNSRWLITRELLVGLANGLCWAVVVAGAATLWFDDTIIGIIIAAAMLINLVTAAVAGAVLPLVLKKMNIDPALAGGVVLTTVTDVVGFLSFLGLATLAYA, encoded by the coding sequence ATGTCCGAAAATGCCGAATACAAGCCCGCCCACAGTAACTTGGAATTGTTAAACCAAGCACTAGGCAGTGGCACCTTTATTCAGACTCGTCGCATGCTCAACAGCCTGCCGCGTACTGAAGTGGCACATATGATAGAGTCCTCACCGCCCAAAACCCGGGCCGTGCTCTGGCAGCTGATAAACTCCGACATAGAAGGCGAAATACTGCCCCACCTCAGCGATGAGATACAGGCCCAGTTCCTCAGCGAAATGAACACCAATGAGCTGGTGGCCGCCACCGAAGGCCTAGAGCCCGACGATATCGCCGATATTTTGCAGCAACTGCCCAACCAGGTGATACGTGAAGTCTTAGACTCCATGGACCACCAAGACCGGCAGCGGGTAGAGCAAATACTGTCCTACCCGGAAGACACTGCCGGCGGCTTGATGAACACCGATGTCATCACCGTGCGCCCTGCCGTCACCCTAGATGTGGTGGCACGTTATTTACGCCGCCATGCCGAGTTGCCAGAGATGACCGACAATCTCTATGTGGTTAGCCGCCGCGACGAATTTATCGGCCTATTACCGCTGCGTAAAATATTGGTGTCTGACCCCAGCGTCACCGTGCGCGAAATCATGAACACCGACGTTACGCCTATACATGCCAATTTAGATGACAGCGAAGTCGCACGCTTATTTGAACGCCACGATTTAATCTCGGCACCGGTAGTCGATAACAACGGCCGCCTGCTGGGCCGTATCACTATTGATGACGTGTTAGACGTTATCCGCGAAGATGCCGACCACTCACTGATGGGCATGGCCGGCTTAGGCGAAGACGAAGACACCTTCTCGCCCTTTAGTAAAACCGCACCGCGCCGCGCTATTTGGTTGGGCATCAACTTACTCACCGCCTTTGCCGCCTCAGGGGTGATTAACCTATTTCAAGACACCCTAGAAAAAGTGGTAGCGCTGGCGGTGTTAATGCCCATCGTCGCTAGTATGGGGGGCGTAGCAGGTACCCAAACCCTTACCGTGGTGATACGCGGCATGGCCATGGGCCATATAGATAGTAACAACAGCCGCTGGCTAATTACCCGCGAACTGTTAGTCGGCTTGGCCAACGGCCTATGCTGGGCGGTGGTGGTGGCGGGTGCCGCCACACTGTGGTTTGACGATACCATCATAGGTATTATTATCGCCGCCGCCATGCTAATTAATTTAGTCACCGCCGCCGTGGCTGGCGCCGTGCTACCCTTGGTACTGAAAAAAATGAACATAGACCCAGCCCTGGCCGGTGGTGTCGTCCTCACCACCGTCACCGATGTGGTGGGCTTTTTATCTTTCTTGGGGCTGGCAACCCTAGCTTACGCATAA
- a CDS encoding HPr family phosphocarrier protein, with protein sequence MITCHTTIINKLGLHARAAAKFVSTASAYGCSINVGKDGQYVNAKSIMSVMMLAASKGTELELQFDGDDAESAQAALLELIHNRFDEAE encoded by the coding sequence ATGATTACTTGTCACACCACCATTATTAATAAGCTGGGCCTACACGCCCGCGCCGCCGCCAAGTTTGTGTCTACCGCTAGCGCCTATGGTTGCAGTATTAACGTGGGCAAGGACGGTCAGTACGTCAATGCTAAAAGCATTATGTCGGTGATGATGCTGGCCGCCAGCAAAGGCACCGAGCTAGAACTACAGTTTGACGGTGACGATGCCGAAAGCGCCCAAGCCGCCCTACTGGAGCTTATCCATAATCGCTTTGACGAAGCCGAATAA
- the rapZ gene encoding RNase adapter RapZ translates to MRLIIISGRSGSGKSSALNLLEDEGYYCIDNLPVALIPDLVTHLKQGGHPSGDKVALCIDARNSSSDLSALTLMIEGDHPGVSIEVIYLDADNDKLIKRFSETRRRHPLSNKDTGLAEAISREQKLLEPIASIATLTIDSSDMSLHDLRDTIKSRLVDKKGSSISIQFQSFGFKHRIPNDADLVYDIRILPNPHWDPALRILTGLDQPVIDFLNTQPQVDSMYEDIRSYLEKWLPAYQDSNRSYITIAIGCTGGQHRSVYMAERLAHYFADHFDNVQVRHREMPKQAS, encoded by the coding sequence ATGAGGCTAATTATCATCAGCGGCCGTTCCGGCTCAGGCAAAAGTAGCGCCCTCAACCTCTTAGAGGACGAAGGCTATTACTGCATAGACAATTTACCGGTAGCGCTGATTCCCGATTTAGTCACCCATCTTAAACAAGGCGGCCATCCTTCAGGGGATAAAGTTGCGCTGTGCATAGACGCCCGCAATAGCAGCAGCGACTTAAGCGCGCTCACCTTGATGATAGAAGGCGATCATCCCGGCGTAAGCATAGAAGTCATCTACCTAGACGCCGACAATGACAAGCTCATCAAGCGCTTTAGCGAAACCCGCCGCCGCCACCCGCTGAGTAATAAAGACACCGGCTTAGCCGAGGCCATTAGCCGCGAACAAAAACTGCTAGAACCCATTGCCAGTATTGCCACCCTCACCATAGACTCCAGTGACATGAGCCTACACGACCTGCGCGACACCATTAAGTCGCGCTTAGTCGACAAAAAAGGCAGCAGCATCTCCATTCAGTTTCAGTCCTTTGGCTTTAAACACCGCATACCTAACGATGCCGACCTAGTTTACGACATACGCATATTGCCCAACCCGCACTGGGACCCGGCCCTGCGCATACTTACCGGGCTAGACCAGCCGGTCATAGATTTTTTAAACACGCAGCCGCAAGTCGATAGCATGTACGAGGATATACGCAGTTATTTAGAAAAGTGGTTGCCCGCCTACCAAGACAGCAACCGCAGTTACATCACCATCGCCATAGGCTGCACTGGCGGCCAACACCGCTCCGTGTACATGGCCGAGCGGCTAGCCCATTATTTCGCTGACCACTTTGATAATGTGCAAGTCCGCCACCGCGAAATGCCCAAACAGGCTAGCTGA
- a CDS encoding PTS sugar transporter subunit IIA, producing MSLSSILTLERTLCGAEGRSKKRVLETTCQFICQDIVSLDSEDLCDKITAREQLGSTGLGHGIAIPHCRIDNCSSITGALIKLEQPVDFDAIDGEPVDILFVLIVPNEAQDEHLAVLATLAKLFSTAEFCQQLRNAKTSQELFDIAINA from the coding sequence ATGTCTTTATCCTCCATTCTTACCCTTGAGCGCACCCTCTGTGGTGCCGAAGGGCGCAGCAAAAAACGCGTTCTAGAAACTACATGCCAATTTATATGTCAGGATATAGTTTCGCTAGACAGTGAGGACTTATGCGACAAGATCACTGCCCGCGAGCAGCTGGGCAGCACCGGCCTAGGCCACGGCATAGCCATACCCCACTGCCGCATAGACAACTGCAGTAGCATTACCGGCGCGTTGATTAAACTAGAACAGCCGGTAGACTTTGACGCGATAGACGGTGAGCCCGTAGATATCTTGTTTGTACTTATCGTGCCTAACGAAGCGCAGGATGAACACCTAGCGGTGCTAGCTACCCTGGCCAAATTATTCAGCACCGCCGAATTTTGCCAGCAACTGCGCAACGCCAAAACCAGCCAAGAGCTGTTTGATATAGCCATTAACGCTTAG
- the hpf gene encoding ribosome hibernation-promoting factor, HPF/YfiA family, producing the protein MQINVSGHHVEVTTALRDYVSSKFSRLERHFDQITNTNVTLTVEKLSQKAEANVHVAGADLFAVSESEDMYAAIDTLTDKLDRQLIKHKEKVKSY; encoded by the coding sequence ATGCAAATTAATGTTAGCGGTCACCATGTCGAAGTTACTACAGCCCTTAGAGATTACGTCAGCAGCAAATTTTCCCGCCTAGAACGCCATTTTGATCAAATAACTAACACCAATGTCACTTTAACCGTTGAAAAACTCAGCCAAAAAGCAGAAGCTAACGTCCATGTTGCTGGCGCCGATTTATTCGCTGTCTCAGAGTCTGAAGATATGTATGCTGCGATAGACACGCTCACCGACAAACTTGACCGCCAACTGATTAAACATAAAGAAAAAGTCAAAAGTTATTAG
- a CDS encoding RNA polymerase factor sigma-54 produces MKQSLQLKIGQQLTMTPQLQQAIKLLQLSTLDLQQEIQQALESNPMLEVNEESEADSPAKEGDKQAELVDLSQPNEKPTSKEADSTAADADSDWAENNIPDDLPVDTNWDDVYTNNSPSSNGSSASGDNDYNFDANNSAEESLQDHLYWQLNLTRLSDLDRAVAMAIVDAVDNNGRLTQTPEDILSGFSEEYPELELDEVVAVLHRVQQFDPPGVAAADLQECLMIQLNQLSPDTPWLKEAKLVTTRHLALLGNRDYAQLMRRSKLKETQLQAALVLIQSLSPNPGETITSSQTEYIVPDVFVKKIKGRWTVELNPDTAPKLSINSTYASMVKRADNSSDNNYLRDNLQEARWFLKSLQSRNETLMKVATRIVEHQRGFLDYGDEAMKPLVLHDIAEAVEMHESTISRVTTQKYMHTPRGIFELKYFFSSHVSTDSGGECSSTAIRALIKKLIAAENTKKPLSDSKITALLGEQGIKVARRTIAKYRESLNIPPSNERKRLV; encoded by the coding sequence ATGAAACAATCGCTACAACTTAAAATTGGCCAGCAGCTGACCATGACGCCGCAGTTGCAGCAAGCGATCAAACTATTACAGCTTTCCACCCTAGATTTACAGCAAGAGATACAACAAGCCTTAGAAAGCAATCCCATGCTAGAGGTGAACGAAGAAAGCGAAGCCGACAGCCCAGCCAAAGAAGGCGATAAGCAAGCCGAGCTGGTAGACCTCAGCCAACCCAACGAAAAACCCACCAGCAAAGAAGCCGACAGCACCGCCGCCGATGCCGATAGTGACTGGGCTGAAAACAACATCCCCGACGACCTACCGGTAGACACCAACTGGGATGACGTTTACACCAATAACAGCCCCAGCAGTAACGGCTCATCAGCCAGCGGCGATAACGACTATAACTTTGACGCCAACAACAGCGCCGAAGAATCATTACAAGATCACCTCTACTGGCAGCTCAACCTGACCCGACTCTCCGACTTGGACCGAGCCGTCGCCATGGCTATAGTTGATGCCGTAGACAACAATGGCCGGCTCACCCAAACCCCCGAAGATATACTCTCCGGTTTTAGCGAAGAATACCCCGAACTAGAGCTGGACGAAGTGGTGGCAGTACTACACCGGGTACAGCAATTTGACCCGCCGGGGGTGGCTGCAGCTGACTTACAAGAGTGTTTGATGATACAGCTCAACCAGCTGTCTCCCGACACCCCTTGGCTAAAAGAAGCCAAACTTGTCACTACTCGCCACCTGGCCTTATTGGGCAACCGTGATTACGCCCAATTGATGCGCCGTAGCAAACTCAAAGAAACACAGCTGCAAGCCGCACTAGTGCTTATCCAAAGCCTTAGCCCCAACCCCGGCGAAACCATTACCAGCAGCCAAACCGAATATATAGTACCCGATGTTTTTGTTAAAAAGATCAAAGGCCGCTGGACCGTCGAGCTCAACCCCGATACCGCCCCCAAACTCAGTATTAACAGCACCTATGCCTCCATGGTTAAGCGCGCCGACAATAGCAGCGACAACAACTATTTGCGCGACAACTTGCAAGAGGCGCGCTGGTTTTTAAAAAGCCTACAAAGTCGCAACGAAACCCTGATGAAAGTGGCCACCCGCATCGTCGAGCACCAGCGCGGCTTTTTGGATTACGGTGACGAGGCCATGAAGCCTTTAGTACTGCACGACATCGCCGAGGCGGTAGAAATGCACGAATCCACTATCTCGCGGGTCACCACCCAAAAATACATGCATACGCCCAGAGGTATTTTTGAGCTCAAGTATTTTTTCTCCAGCCATGTCAGCACCGACTCCGGCGGCGAATGCTCCTCCACCGCGATACGGGCACTGATCAAAAAACTCATAGCCGCCGAAAACACCAAAAAACCACTCAGTGACAGTAAAATTACCGCCTTACTGGGCGAACAGGGCATCAAAGTGGCCCGCCGCACCATAGCCAAATACCGCGAGTCGCTTAATATACCGCCCTCTAATGAGCGCAAGCGGCTGGTTTAA
- the lptB gene encoding LPS export ABC transporter ATP-binding protein — protein sequence MPTLLASNLAKAYKGREVVKDVSLSVESGQIVGLLGPNGAGKTTCFYMIVGIVTADRGRITLDDKDLTGLSMGGRARQGIGYLPQEASIFRKLSVADNIMAILETRADLSRRQRKAKQQELLQELHITHIRDSLGMALSGGERRRVEIARALATEPAFILLDEPFAGVDPISVGDIKNIIKHLKNLNIGVLITDHNVRETLSICEKAYIVGDGHIISEGSPETVLNNRKVRDIYLGHQFVL from the coding sequence ATGCCGACGCTGTTAGCCAGTAACCTAGCCAAGGCCTACAAAGGCCGGGAAGTGGTTAAAGATGTTTCACTGTCCGTAGAAAGCGGCCAAATCGTCGGTTTATTAGGGCCTAACGGTGCCGGTAAAACCACCTGCTTTTACATGATAGTGGGCATAGTCACCGCAGACCGCGGCCGCATCACCCTGGACGATAAAGACCTCACCGGCCTCTCCATGGGCGGCCGCGCTAGACAAGGCATAGGCTACCTACCCCAAGAAGCGTCTATCTTTCGCAAGCTCAGCGTGGCCGACAACATTATGGCCATACTGGAAACCCGCGCAGACTTAAGCCGCCGACAACGCAAAGCTAAACAGCAAGAGTTACTGCAAGAGCTGCACATTACCCATATACGCGACAGCTTGGGCATGGCCTTATCGGGGGGCGAACGCCGCCGGGTAGAAATCGCCCGCGCGCTAGCGACTGAACCGGCATTTATTTTATTGGATGAGCCCTTTGCTGGCGTAGACCCCATTTCGGTGGGCGATATTAAAAACATTATTAAGCATTTAAAAAACCTTAATATAGGGGTGCTAATCACCGACCACAATGTGCGAGAAACCCTTAGCATCTGCGAAAAAGCCTATATCGTCGGCGATGGTCACATCATCTCCGAAGGTTCACCCGAAACCGTGCTCAATAACCGCAAAGTGCGGGATATTTATCTGGGCCACCAGTTTGTTTTATAA
- the lptA gene encoding lipopolysaccharide transport periplasmic protein LptA, with protein sequence MQRRKLHIPLSAAALSLISTLFSNSGWTLPEDRAQPITIQSDSAEQRIVDGKETTLYNGSVVMVQGSLHIKGDTVTVFSEDRSVTRIVAIGKLAFFSQQNEAEKPPVEAQAETIEYQLSNDTIVFLNQATLTQGASSLSGQRIDYNTNTAQVKAAGSQEGSEAASSTGRVNMVLEPKRKIDSAETNGMSAPIANPSPAPKPESESESEPKPAPEPEPVSVPAPVSDDVSATAVDAPTPAAISAATPTPTPTVQPNTTGNDKASAPTDDHTNPKTDLKDSHADAVSQ encoded by the coding sequence ATGCAGCGCCGTAAGCTACACATACCACTCAGCGCCGCGGCGCTCAGCCTCATTAGCACCCTATTTAGCAACTCAGGCTGGACCCTGCCAGAAGACCGTGCCCAGCCCATCACCATACAATCAGACTCTGCCGAACAGCGCATCGTCGACGGCAAAGAAACGACCCTCTATAACGGCAGCGTAGTGATGGTACAGGGCAGCCTGCATATTAAAGGCGACACTGTTACCGTGTTTAGCGAGGATCGCTCGGTCACCCGTATCGTCGCCATAGGTAAGCTGGCCTTTTTTAGCCAGCAAAACGAAGCTGAAAAGCCGCCCGTAGAAGCGCAGGCGGAAACCATAGAGTACCAACTCAGCAACGACACCATCGTCTTTTTAAACCAGGCCACACTAACCCAAGGAGCCTCCAGCCTTAGCGGCCAACGCATAGACTACAACACCAACACCGCGCAAGTGAAAGCAGCTGGCAGCCAAGAGGGCAGCGAAGCCGCCAGCAGCACCGGCCGGGTTAATATGGTGCTAGAGCCCAAGCGCAAAATCGATAGCGCGGAGACCAATGGCATGTCTGCACCTATAGCCAATCCAAGCCCAGCACCAAAACCTGAATCAGAGTCTGAATCAGAACCTAAGCCAGCCCCTGAACCAGAGCCCGTATCCGTACCAGCCCCCGTAAGCGACGATGTGTCAGCTACCGCCGTAGACGCGCCCACCCCTGCAGCTATTTCTGCAGCTACCCCAACACCTACCCCTACGGTACAGCCCAACACAACAGGCAATGACAAGGCCAGCGCACCAACCGACGATCATACCAACCCCAAAACCGACCTAAAGGATAGCCATGCCGACGCTGTTAGCCAGTAA
- the lptC gene encoding LPS export ABC transporter periplasmic protein LptC: MTLLRRKQKHFVITSIALALLLMFLWLYTESGSTPSFSKKATPKEPEIFMRDIHSQRFNAEGQLAHTLTAESLNNYAKGKRSILQLPVMHFYTDQQLTWQITADSGIVTKQGQQVALKNNVIVLSNDQRYQLSTSALNIYPKKQIAENNLAVTITSPQGTTTATGIRTDLTQEHTLLKKNVTGHYHAAP; encoded by the coding sequence ATGACTTTACTGCGTCGCAAACAAAAACACTTCGTCATTACCAGTATCGCTCTGGCTTTACTGCTAATGTTTTTGTGGTTGTATACCGAATCCGGCTCCACCCCCAGCTTTAGCAAAAAGGCCACACCCAAAGAACCTGAAATTTTTATGCGCGACATACACAGCCAACGCTTTAATGCCGAAGGCCAATTAGCGCATACCCTGACAGCCGAAAGCCTTAACAACTACGCCAAGGGCAAACGCAGCATATTGCAACTACCGGTGATGCACTTTTACACCGACCAGCAACTGACATGGCAGATCACTGCAGACTCAGGCATAGTAACGAAACAGGGCCAGCAGGTAGCATTAAAAAATAATGTTATTGTATTGAGCAACGACCAGCGCTACCAGCTCAGCACCAGCGCACTAAATATCTATCCCAAAAAACAAATCGCCGAGAATAATCTAGCCGTCACTATTACTAGCCCACAGGGCACGACTACCGCCACCGGTATTAGAACGGACTTAACCCAAGAGCACACTCTATTGAAAAAAAACGTAACAGGCCACTATCATGCAGCGCCGTAA
- a CDS encoding KpsF/GutQ family sugar-phosphate isomerase, with product MTTISFKDSALRTIKIERDAVASLVDRIDQHFDQACELMLQCQGRVVVTGMGKSGHIGTKIAATLASTGTPAMFVHPGEASHGDMGMITAQDVVIALSNSGTTAEVVTLLPLLKRLGIPLITITGNPDSILSQTADANLDVSVEQEACPLNLAPTSSTTASLVMGDALAIALLEARGFTAEDFAFSHPGGALGRQLLLKVEDVMHSGEQIPKVQSGTLLSDALLEVSRKGLGMTTVVDAQNILIGLFTDGDLRRALDHSIDIHSTRIDEVMTVNSRTASPGMLAAEVLGLMDEYKINSMAVVDSHKHPVGAVHLHDLLKAGVA from the coding sequence ATGACGACTATCTCTTTTAAAGATTCCGCACTGCGCACGATTAAGATAGAGCGCGATGCCGTGGCCAGCTTAGTAGACCGTATAGATCAGCACTTTGATCAGGCCTGCGAACTCATGCTGCAATGCCAGGGCCGCGTCGTCGTCACTGGCATGGGTAAGTCTGGACATATAGGCACTAAAATCGCCGCCACCCTAGCTAGCACTGGCACCCCGGCCATGTTTGTCCATCCCGGTGAAGCCAGCCACGGCGACATGGGCATGATTACCGCGCAAGATGTGGTGATAGCACTATCCAACTCCGGCACCACCGCTGAAGTCGTCACCTTATTACCGCTGTTAAAACGCTTGGGGATACCGCTAATCACCATCACCGGCAACCCGGACTCCATCTTATCGCAAACCGCCGATGCCAATTTAGACGTAAGCGTAGAGCAAGAAGCCTGCCCGCTTAACCTAGCACCCACCTCCAGCACCACCGCCTCACTGGTAATGGGTGACGCCCTAGCCATAGCCCTATTAGAAGCACGCGGCTTTACCGCTGAAGACTTTGCTTTTTCACACCCCGGCGGCGCACTGGGCCGACAGCTATTATTAAAAGTGGAAGATGTTATGCACAGCGGCGAGCAAATACCGAAAGTGCAAAGCGGCACTCTGCTTAGCGATGCCCTACTGGAAGTCAGCCGCAAAGGCTTGGGCATGACCACCGTGGTGGATGCCCAGAATATCTTAATCGGCCTATTTACCGATGGCGATTTGCGCCGCGCCCTGGATCACAGCATAGACATACACAGCACCCGCATCGACGAGGTGATGACAGTCAACTCAAGAACCGCCAGCCCCGGCATGTTAGCCGCTGAAGTGCTGGGCTTAATGGACGAGTACAAAATCAACTCCATGGCTGTAGTTGATAGCCATAAACACCCCGTCGGCGCGGTACATTTACACGACTTACTAAAGGCGGGAGTGGCTTAG
- a CDS encoding calcium/sodium antiporter gives MLEASIAIIIGFAGLIWSADQFVAGAAAIAKNLGMAPIMIGLTIVAIGTSAPEIIVSISAALKGAGDLAVGNALGSNLANIGMVLGITALVAPIPIALTILKREMPLLLIATIGASYCLYDGYLSWSDGVILLVTLAVIFYILVTSKSHQPDAEHEADIEHIPTMSTAKAWLLFVVGFALLIASSQLLVWGAKIVAIELGVSELIIGLTVVAVGTSLPELAATVASALKGHHDIALGNIVGSNLFNLLAVMAMPALISPTALSAEVFTRDYMSMAGITLLLATILYGHYIWAKRARNKLQASNATALLPTQYLGRLAGAALLIAYAAYYYLLFPING, from the coding sequence ATGCTAGAAGCCAGTATTGCTATCATTATCGGATTTGCAGGCTTAATTTGGAGCGCCGACCAATTTGTTGCAGGTGCCGCCGCCATCGCCAAAAATCTGGGTATGGCTCCCATCATGATAGGGTTAACCATTGTCGCCATTGGCACCTCAGCCCCTGAAATTATCGTCTCTATTAGCGCCGCCTTAAAGGGGGCAGGTGATTTGGCAGTGGGTAATGCATTAGGTTCCAACCTAGCTAACATAGGTATGGTGTTGGGAATTACCGCGCTAGTTGCCCCCATCCCCATCGCCCTAACTATTTTAAAACGCGAAATGCCGCTGCTATTAATTGCCACTATAGGCGCCAGCTACTGCTTATACGATGGCTATTTAAGTTGGTCGGACGGCGTTATTTTACTAGTTACGCTGGCGGTTATTTTTTATATTTTGGTCACCAGTAAATCACACCAGCCCGATGCCGAACATGAGGCCGATATTGAACACATACCCACCATGAGCACAGCTAAAGCCTGGCTGCTGTTTGTGGTGGGCTTTGCCCTGCTCATTGCCAGCTCACAACTATTGGTATGGGGGGCAAAAATAGTCGCTATAGAGCTAGGGGTTAGCGAGCTAATTATAGGCTTAACCGTAGTCGCGGTGGGCACCAGTTTGCCCGAGTTGGCCGCCACTGTCGCCAGCGCGCTAAAAGGCCACCACGACATAGCGCTGGGCAATATCGTAGGCTCCAATCTATTTAACCTGCTTGCCGTAATGGCTATGCCAGCACTGATTAGCCCCACCGCTTTAAGCGCCGAGGTATTTACTCGCGACTATATGAGCATGGCTGGCATCACGCTATTATTAGCAACCATACTCTATGGCCACTATATCTGGGCCAAACGAGCGCGCAACAAACTACAGGCTAGCAATGCTACCGCCCTATTACCGACTCAATACTTAGGTAGGTTAGCTGGCGCGGCGCTATTAATTGCGTACGCAGCCTATTACTATCTGCTATTCCCTATTAACGGATAA
- a CDS encoding MlaC/ttg2D family ABC transporter substrate-binding protein, protein MRVLQRVSVAITSLLLMVSVAAAAPLSAHQTVEQTTDKVLSLIDDANGYFESDPQRFYREIESILDAVVDFDSFSRGVMGPYATREYYKQLGSNKAKDAFKGQVRRFAGVFKQGLVQTYAKGLLAFGGTRTEVVPPAADDGNDGSTTVLQKIYGSAEKPYEVHYKMRQDRDGSWKIRNVTIEAVNLGLVYQGQFISAAKRYQGDLDKVIDNWSVKPAGQETAVQPPSQQ, encoded by the coding sequence ATGAGGGTTTTACAACGCGTGTCAGTGGCTATTACGTCACTGTTATTGATGGTGAGTGTGGCTGCGGCGGCACCCTTAAGCGCTCATCAAACCGTAGAGCAAACCACTGACAAAGTGCTGAGCTTAATCGATGATGCCAACGGTTATTTTGAAAGTGATCCTCAGCGTTTTTATAGGGAAATAGAAAGCATATTAGATGCTGTGGTCGACTTCGATAGTTTTTCCCGTGGTGTTATGGGTCCCTATGCCACTAGAGAATATTACAAACAGCTAGGTTCGAATAAGGCCAAGGATGCTTTTAAAGGCCAAGTTCGGCGTTTTGCCGGAGTGTTCAAGCAGGGCTTGGTGCAAACCTACGCTAAGGGCTTGTTGGCCTTTGGTGGTACCCGCACTGAAGTCGTCCCCCCCGCAGCAGATGACGGCAATGATGGTAGCACTACTGTTTTGCAAAAAATCTACGGCTCGGCGGAGAAACCCTACGAGGTGCATTACAAAATGCGTCAAGACAGAGATGGTTCTTGGAAAATACGCAACGTAACTATAGAAGCGGTTAATTTGGGTTTGGTGTATCAGGGCCAATTTATCTCTGCCGCCAAGCGTTATCAGGGTGACTTGGATAAGGTGATCGATAATTGGTCGGTTAAGCCTGCCGGCCAAGAGACTGCAGTACAACCGCCGTCACAACAATAG
- a CDS encoding BolA family protein: MNADQIKQLLQAELSGCEVHVEVEGSHCTVTAIGDIFEGVRPVKRQQMVYAGLSQQIADGSLHAVNIKALTPAEHSQ, encoded by the coding sequence ATGAACGCAGATCAAATCAAACAATTACTGCAGGCCGAGTTAAGCGGCTGCGAAGTACATGTCGAGGTCGAGGGCAGCCACTGCACAGTGACGGCCATAGGCGATATCTTTGAAGGGGTGCGCCCTGTTAAGCGCCAGCAAATGGTGTATGCCGGTTTAAGCCAACAAATAGCCGATGGCAGCTTACATGCTGTGAACATCAAAGCGCTTACTCCCGCTGAGCACTCACAATAA